One genomic segment of Roseovarius sp. M141 includes these proteins:
- a CDS encoding ParB/RepB/Spo0J family partition protein, which produces MARKVFGDSLKNAMGKTPPSDEDLDVKRTSPTVARAQASVLEEDKHATRLIDPTAIRMSAVMDRIDPSDGLDELVSSIREHGQKVPVLVRRTQDGALEIVYGRRRLLACRQLGQKVRATVMEMTDEEALIAQGVENNARQDPSFIERALFVAGIIRELGKTDETRKNAQTIAYRALQIDESLVSRMNRIATGIPMELIQAIGPAHGVGRRVWEKLFRLCEKDVARAREVAGEIPRNIPGPDRLEAAVTLLTATKPSTQKTHPSERVKIGRKGNRITIDVDADLVPRVEEAVRKLVTELLDRGQDRPE; this is translated from the coding sequence ATGGCGCGTAAAGTCTTCGGGGACTCACTCAAGAACGCGATGGGCAAAACGCCGCCTTCGGACGAGGATCTGGATGTGAAGCGAACGAGCCCGACCGTAGCTCGCGCACAAGCATCCGTGCTCGAAGAGGATAAACACGCCACGCGGCTGATCGACCCGACCGCCATACGGATGTCCGCGGTCATGGACCGCATCGATCCAAGCGATGGTCTGGATGAGCTTGTCTCGTCGATCCGCGAGCACGGTCAAAAGGTTCCAGTGCTGGTTCGCCGAACCCAGGACGGTGCGCTTGAGATCGTCTATGGACGCCGTCGGCTTCTCGCTTGTCGCCAACTTGGTCAGAAAGTGCGCGCCACGGTCATGGAGATGACCGACGAGGAAGCTCTCATTGCCCAAGGCGTAGAGAATAATGCGCGCCAAGACCCATCGTTCATCGAAAGGGCTCTGTTTGTCGCCGGGATCATTCGAGAACTTGGGAAAACCGACGAAACGCGCAAAAACGCTCAAACGATCGCGTATCGGGCACTTCAGATCGATGAATCGCTCGTCTCGCGGATGAACCGTATCGCTACGGGCATCCCGATGGAACTGATCCAGGCTATCGGACCTGCACACGGCGTTGGTCGACGGGTTTGGGAAAAGCTTTTCAGGCTGTGCGAGAAAGACGTCGCGAGAGCCCGAGAAGTTGCCGGCGAAATTCCTCGCAACATACCGGGCCCCGACCGTCTCGAAGCGGCGGTTACCTTGCTGACAGCCACCAAACCGTCGACGCAGAAGACACATCCCAGCGAGCGCGTGAAGATCGGCCGAAAGGGCAACCGCATCACCATCGATGTGGACGCTGATCTTGTCCCTCGCGTTGAGGAGGCAGTCCGAAAACTGGTCACGGAGCTTCTTGACCGCGGTCAAGACAGGCCAGAGTGA
- a CDS encoding ABC transporter substrate-binding protein, with protein sequence MKKVFLNFFTGFMLLAPLVSHAQDSTDTLVVAAVKTPNGIDHDYNFAHEDHQIRHAIYERLFALGRAANEHGLSLPDYSLDMIEGRLAESWSLEDGGRTLVVKLREGVMSHAGNELTAHDVQWTWDRQWALDAVGAFYAKFILGIAEPSWEVVDRYTWKISTPTANPLLELLFVNNDLDIFDSEEAKRHSTENDPWAREWLATNGAGHGAFLLTEFTPGERVVLDRFDGYYRDAAKIDRIVYREVPEASNRFALVLSGDVHVADRLPPFLVDRALNSQRLKVWATAGNSLFRLDVNNEVEPTDNPLVRRALNHATPKADILEGVFFGSAEPSYGPVPSTYPGAIQLDVYEYDPDRARRLIVEAGAVGAELTINFSASDDVQRNTAIILEDAYEAVGLNVTLNEMSPAAYSSELYSGSFPAFFMREFPILPDAGYALALNYPCGSFLNASNYCNSAVDERLAAAAETLDRMQRSQLFHEIQELMVVSDANSVWLAEPGWQLITAPNVTGVAWDTPNLFDVTLIDIRR encoded by the coding sequence ATGAAAAAAGTTTTTTTGAATTTTTTCACGGGGTTCATGCTATTGGCGCCTCTAGTAAGCCATGCTCAGGATAGCACCGATACCTTGGTCGTAGCAGCGGTAAAAACTCCTAACGGCATTGATCACGACTACAACTTTGCACACGAAGATCATCAGATACGTCACGCGATTTACGAACGCCTATTCGCGCTAGGGCGCGCCGCAAATGAACATGGGCTCTCGCTACCTGACTACTCCCTAGACATGATTGAAGGAAGACTCGCTGAAAGTTGGTCGCTAGAGGATGGTGGCCGCACTCTCGTTGTTAAGCTTCGCGAAGGCGTGATGAGCCATGCTGGCAACGAATTGACGGCACATGACGTACAGTGGACTTGGGACCGCCAGTGGGCCCTTGATGCAGTGGGCGCGTTCTACGCCAAATTCATACTCGGTATCGCCGAGCCTTCGTGGGAAGTAGTTGATAGGTACACATGGAAGATCAGTACTCCGACTGCAAACCCGTTGCTTGAACTACTATTTGTTAACAACGATCTAGATATTTTCGACTCTGAAGAGGCAAAACGTCACTCCACGGAAAACGATCCTTGGGCTCGCGAATGGCTCGCAACCAACGGGGCTGGTCATGGTGCATTCCTCCTCACAGAGTTTACGCCCGGCGAACGAGTAGTGCTAGATCGCTTTGATGGCTATTATCGCGATGCCGCAAAAATTGACCGCATCGTTTATCGGGAAGTGCCTGAAGCATCTAACCGCTTTGCACTTGTTTTGTCAGGAGACGTACACGTTGCGGATCGACTGCCCCCGTTTCTAGTAGATCGAGCTCTGAATAGTCAGCGGCTCAAAGTATGGGCTACAGCCGGAAACAGCCTTTTTCGGCTGGATGTAAACAATGAAGTAGAGCCAACCGACAATCCACTTGTCCGGCGAGCGCTTAACCACGCAACACCAAAAGCGGATATCCTAGAAGGCGTATTTTTCGGTTCTGCAGAGCCTAGCTATGGTCCAGTTCCGTCTACATATCCAGGAGCTATCCAGCTTGATGTTTATGAGTACGATCCTGATAGAGCGCGACGGCTCATCGTAGAGGCCGGCGCGGTGGGAGCCGAGCTTACGATCAACTTTTCTGCATCTGACGACGTTCAGCGAAATACAGCCATTATTCTTGAAGATGCCTATGAGGCTGTCGGGTTAAACGTGACATTGAACGAGATGTCTCCTGCAGCGTATTCGTCCGAGCTTTATAGCGGAAGCTTTCCAGCGTTCTTCATGCGCGAGTTTCCGATCCTTCCAGATGCCGGATACGCACTTGCATTGAACTACCCGTGTGGCTCCTTCCTGAATGCTTCGAACTATTGCAACTCGGCGGTTGATGAACGCTTGGCGGCGGCGGCCGAAACTCTTGATCGGATGCAGCGCTCACAACTCTTTCATGAAATACAGGAACTGATGGTTGTTTCAGACGCCAATTCGGTTTGGCTAGCTGAACCTGGCTGGCAACTGATTACTGCACCAAATGTCACGGGAGTTGCTTGGGATACACCTAATCTATTTGATGTAACCCTGATTGACATTCGCAGATAG
- a CDS encoding helix-turn-helix domain-containing protein: protein MKSQTSTLTDDFDDPLITVEGDDEAHEDDLWFLPEPLEEEPDDLPPGPRSEPPDTAVIEDWAKAEGVHAARLARVAGRLGALDDRLLRGPEGWRHRLALIEAADLSWFTGDRVSSDRLALWVSMRLSGAQDDPNALARVGWAVRRLTGGPGPKVDLAAFLDRRDPENIQDSAERFEDRAGGWLDVMAAAGDLHPITRACMGFHLWSLAGLGQHGDQMEAAVTASRIAASDGSGAIFAPLAMGGAGGLRASGLPTERLVRWFDGMNGAILTAMRTLDDIEAWTGRAESVMAQLSGRTPVTLRKAFSQWPLVSAPMAEAMTGASRAAVQRNVAWMEAAGLIREVTGQGRFRMWKIDGV from the coding sequence ATGAAATCACAAACATCTACTTTGACTGATGACTTTGACGACCCCCTCATCACAGTCGAGGGGGATGATGAGGCTCACGAAGACGATCTCTGGTTCCTGCCGGAACCACTCGAAGAAGAACCGGATGACTTGCCACCCGGGCCACGGTCAGAACCGCCCGACACCGCTGTCATCGAAGACTGGGCAAAGGCAGAAGGCGTTCACGCTGCGAGACTGGCACGGGTCGCTGGACGCCTAGGTGCTCTGGATGACCGACTGCTGCGCGGCCCGGAAGGCTGGCGGCATCGCCTCGCATTGATCGAGGCGGCGGACCTCAGCTGGTTCACAGGGGATCGGGTGAGTTCTGATCGCCTGGCGCTCTGGGTATCGATGCGGTTGTCAGGCGCACAGGATGACCCAAATGCCCTAGCAAGAGTTGGATGGGCTGTTCGACGCCTGACAGGCGGTCCCGGACCGAAGGTTGACTTGGCCGCTTTCCTAGATCGCCGCGATCCCGAGAACATTCAAGACAGCGCAGAGCGTTTCGAAGATCGCGCGGGCGGTTGGCTGGATGTCATGGCTGCTGCGGGCGACTTACATCCAATCACGCGGGCTTGCATGGGCTTTCATCTCTGGAGCCTGGCGGGCCTCGGGCAGCACGGCGACCAGATGGAAGCCGCCGTCACCGCGTCCAGGATCGCGGCAAGCGACGGAAGCGGTGCCATCTTCGCACCGCTCGCCATGGGCGGGGCAGGGGGGCTGCGTGCCTCGGGCTTGCCAACGGAACGCTTGGTCCGCTGGTTTGATGGGATGAACGGCGCAATTCTAACGGCGATGCGAACACTTGACGACATCGAGGCGTGGACCGGGCGGGCAGAAAGCGTCATGGCGCAATTGTCTGGCCGCACGCCTGTGACCTTGCGAAAAGCTTTCTCTCAGTGGCCCTTGGTTTCCGCACCAATGGCTGAAGCCATGACCGGAGCCAGTCGAGCCGCCGTTCAGCGCAATGTGGCATGGATGGAGGCAGCCGGTTTGATCCGCGAGGTGACGGGGCAGGGGCGGTTCAGAATGTGGAAAATTGACGGTGTTTAA
- the repA gene encoding plasmid partitioning protein RepA, producing the protein MSKRLGSRLREHAQETFPPDAQKGLRRFAMREAAELLRINQNTFRHHVSNLEGFPEGVLEGGNRRSFSAEEMVEAQRVLLETGRIKPEEHPHRRPGEACQVLTIFNLKGGSAKTSSVAHVGQLLGLRGYRVLLIDLDSQASLTNLFGVTPELDPDMPTSYDLIRSDDPLPAAEIIRKTNFPTVDLIPASMDIMEYEFEVALSFRHGATTFHSRIREALEPVLNRYDVVIFDTPPQLNFSVISALFASTGVLIPLNASMLDVMSLASFLGMASNLMGVVEAHAPEHGLNFVRVLITRYENTDGPQVQISSLLRTVLGDAVLSAEFLKSTAVGDAANTQQSIFEVEPRDVNRRTYERAIESVSRVTDEVEREILKAWGRSHGA; encoded by the coding sequence ATGTCCAAGCGGCTTGGTAGTCGGTTGCGTGAACATGCGCAGGAAACCTTCCCACCAGACGCTCAGAAGGGCCTCCGCCGCTTCGCCATGCGGGAAGCGGCTGAACTTCTTCGCATTAATCAGAACACCTTCCGCCATCATGTGTCAAACCTCGAAGGCTTCCCCGAAGGTGTTCTGGAGGGCGGCAACCGCCGTAGCTTCTCTGCAGAGGAGATGGTCGAGGCACAACGCGTACTTCTCGAGACTGGAAGGATCAAGCCAGAAGAACACCCGCACAGAAGACCGGGAGAGGCTTGTCAGGTCTTGACGATCTTCAACCTGAAGGGTGGTTCGGCAAAGACGTCATCTGTTGCCCATGTAGGACAACTACTGGGTCTGCGCGGCTACCGGGTCTTGCTGATCGACCTCGACAGCCAGGCAAGCCTGACAAACCTGTTCGGGGTTACTCCCGAGCTCGATCCGGATATGCCGACTTCATACGATCTTATCCGATCCGATGATCCACTGCCCGCAGCAGAGATCATTCGCAAAACGAACTTCCCGACCGTGGATCTGATCCCGGCATCCATGGACATCATGGAGTACGAGTTCGAGGTCGCCCTGAGCTTCAGACACGGCGCCACCACGTTCCATAGCCGCATCCGGGAAGCGCTTGAGCCCGTCCTCAACCGATATGATGTGGTGATATTTGACACCCCGCCGCAGCTGAACTTCTCGGTAATCTCTGCCCTCTTTGCATCGACCGGGGTCCTGATCCCGCTCAACGCGTCGATGCTCGATGTCATGTCGCTGGCGAGCTTTCTGGGCATGGCGAGCAACCTGATGGGCGTCGTCGAGGCACACGCCCCGGAACATGGACTGAACTTCGTGCGCGTTCTGATCACCCGCTACGAAAATACGGATGGTCCGCAGGTGCAGATTTCATCTCTGCTTCGGACAGTCCTCGGGGATGCCGTGCTGTCTGCCGAGTTCCTGAAATCAACAGCCGTGGGTGATGCTGCGAACACCCAGCAGAGCATCTTCGAGGTCGAACCTCGCGACGTGAATCGGAGAACTTACGAGCGCGCGATCGAGTCCGTCTCGCGCGTGACCGACGAAGTCGAACGCGAAATCCTGAAAGCATGGGGGCGTAGCCATGGCGCGTAA
- a CDS encoding helix-turn-helix domain-containing protein: MIPPKRIDFNTARGERGSFFFRNTMRHATETTTALAERTSLPCPNPYELLGPVRVLRKELGLTTNDLAVLTALISFLPRKEREIQDSQRLTLTVVFPSNASLSKRANGLDERTLRRSLGRLSAAELIERKNSANGKRFPLRYGGVIRDAFGIDLKPLIQRYGSLATQALQLTEERERLRSLKAEALALRASLLQQTRFDEAKLSTLNMIRNVLRRATLTVDAVLSVISELRALGADTDASYGEHHATGKARTEDNLQAVEHRPHTPSSNDLPATNGQNVRHIESIKKDIKKIAPSTVNRGEQPAQAKPTMNRDPARMAWEDFTHVAGFFPDPPRTGEALTRILYDLGRLLRISQDELRHGIQKAGAGKLLLVFDYLIARADTIKHPDAYFERILRTQLAPT, encoded by the coding sequence TTGATACCCCCAAAACGAATCGATTTCAACACCGCTCGCGGTGAACGGGGAAGCTTTTTCTTCCGAAACACCATGAGACATGCAACTGAAACAACAACCGCCCTGGCGGAACGGACATCTCTGCCCTGCCCTAACCCCTATGAGCTTCTGGGCCCGGTTCGCGTTCTGAGGAAGGAGCTCGGTCTCACAACCAATGACCTCGCCGTTCTGACCGCGCTCATTAGCTTCCTACCCCGCAAAGAACGTGAGATTCAGGACAGCCAGCGACTTACGCTCACTGTCGTGTTCCCATCGAACGCTTCTCTGTCTAAGCGCGCCAATGGACTCGATGAGAGAACACTTCGACGCAGCTTGGGACGACTCTCAGCTGCTGAACTGATCGAACGCAAGAACTCAGCAAATGGCAAACGCTTTCCGCTGCGGTATGGAGGCGTTATCAGAGATGCCTTCGGTATCGACCTGAAGCCCTTAATCCAGAGGTACGGCTCGCTCGCGACGCAAGCCTTGCAACTCACCGAAGAACGCGAGCGCTTGCGCTCACTGAAGGCTGAGGCGTTGGCCCTACGAGCTTCGCTACTCCAACAGACACGCTTCGATGAAGCAAAGCTCTCTACCCTCAACATGATCAGAAATGTCCTGCGTCGAGCAACATTAACCGTTGATGCAGTCCTGAGCGTTATCTCGGAACTTAGAGCCCTCGGAGCCGATACCGACGCAAGCTACGGTGAACACCATGCCACAGGAAAAGCTCGTACCGAAGATAATTTACAAGCTGTCGAACACCGACCTCATACACCAAGTTCCAACGATCTGCCCGCCACAAACGGACAAAATGTCCGGCACATAGAGTCTATAAAAAAAGATATTAAAAAGATTGCTCCCTCTACGGTCAATCGCGGTGAACAACCCGCACAAGCCAAACCCACGATGAACCGAGACCCAGCACGCATGGCATGGGAAGACTTCACCCATGTTGCGGGATTTTTCCCAGATCCGCCGCGTACAGGAGAAGCCCTCACCCGCATTCTATACGACCTCGGTCGATTGCTTAGAATAAGCCAAGACGAACTGCGGCATGGCATCCAGAAAGCTGGCGCGGGAAAACTGCTTCTCGTCTTCGACTACCTGATAGCAAGAGCAGACACGATCAAACACCCTGACGCCTATTTCGAAAGGATCCTACGCACACAACTTGCTCCCACATGA
- a CDS encoding recombinase family protein yields MPLIGYARVSTEDQTPLPQSQALKSAGCAEIYEEHASGGNRARPVLGRVLERIQSGDTLVVVRIDRLARSLSHLLEVIERLEARGAFFRSIQDPIDTGSPQGKFTLQVLGAAAEFERALIRERTKAGLASARTKGRVGGNPGLRAKDPAALRKVRLARQDGYMERLNETAQDWVPHVRRLRPDLAWEDVVRIINGPLPEARRWTQSRLVRAVNAYVRDGFLPAEVLARAGRRETDDRLPAIVAGIKGADPDITLQAICTRLEAMRERTPRGRTSWQPSSVKMLLERAERLGLLD; encoded by the coding sequence ATGCCATTGATAGGCTATGCGCGCGTATCCACAGAGGATCAAACCCCCCTGCCCCAGTCGCAGGCCCTGAAATCTGCGGGTTGCGCCGAAATCTATGAAGAGCACGCCTCAGGCGGCAATCGTGCGCGGCCGGTGCTTGGGCGTGTGCTCGAACGCATCCAGAGTGGCGATACGCTGGTCGTCGTGAGGATCGACCGGCTTGCGCGGTCTCTGTCGCATCTGCTGGAAGTGATCGAGCGGCTGGAGGCCAGGGGTGCGTTCTTTCGTTCCATTCAGGACCCGATCGACACCGGGTCCCCGCAAGGCAAGTTCACGCTGCAGGTTCTGGGCGCCGCGGCCGAGTTCGAGCGGGCGCTGATCCGGGAACGTACCAAGGCGGGGCTGGCGAGCGCCCGTACCAAGGGCCGGGTCGGCGGGAACCCTGGACTGCGGGCCAAAGACCCTGCTGCTCTTCGCAAAGTGCGGCTGGCGCGACAAGACGGCTACATGGAGCGTCTGAACGAGACGGCACAAGATTGGGTGCCCCATGTGCGCCGGTTGCGACCCGACTTGGCCTGGGAAGACGTGGTGCGCATCATCAACGGCCCATTGCCCGAGGCGCGTCGCTGGACCCAAAGCCGTCTCGTGCGCGCTGTGAATGCCTATGTCCGCGACGGCTTCCTGCCGGCCGAGGTGCTGGCCCGCGCCGGGCGCCGCGAAACCGACGACCGTCTGCCCGCCATCGTCGCCGGCATCAAGGGCGCGGACCCCGACATCACGCTTCAGGCGATCTGTACCCGGCTGGAAGCGATGCGCGAACGCACACCACGCGGGCGGACAAGCTGGCAGCCTTCTTCGGTCAAGATGCTACTGGAGCGGGCTGAGAGGCTGGGGCTGCTCGATTGA
- a CDS encoding ParB/RepB/Spo0J family partition protein produces the protein MTKAVQKITLSPSRDIPFDKLVLSQSNVRRIKAGVSVEELAEDIARRGLLQSLSVRPVLADDGTETGKFEIPAGGRRFQALSLLVKQKRLAKATPIPCIVRDAASDILAEDDSLAENMQRVALHPLDQFRAFVSLRDKGQSDAEIAAAFFVTPQIVKQRLKLASVAPALLEVYAEDGMTLEQLMAFTVNPDHARQVQVWDVIHSSWNKEPFQIRRMLTETSVRASDRRAIFVGVEAYVAAGGTMLHDLFQGDDGGWLEDPALLDRLVTEKLQAEAETVAVEGWKWIEVALDLPYGYSHGLRSLSGDPAPMTDDEGAAHAKLLAEYRALEEEYADQDDIPDEIDTRLGVLETEMEKIETRPLIFDAEEIGRAGAFVTLDRYGALAVYRGYVRPEDEPVEETTVQDGTDPAVAGQGDDRDLTDGHGSAAHGGTDIMSGGQPIGADLPEDEDDGALKPLPERLVMELTAHRTLALREAIGRSPDVALTLLLLKLVTDTFRTSSASGSCLEASVRQVYMSAQAPDLKDSVVAKLVDERHAEWEADLPLGDDAALWDYLTILDQGSRLALLAHCLSFGVNALHEKVNPYGAGISAGGLTRRMAHADLVARATGLDMFEAGWEPTVDTYLNRVPKARILEAVREAKGEGTAQLLDHLKKSEMASEAERLLKGSGWLPEVLRRNDLVALHGEDCAEGLGADAEVADSVSEADLPAFLTDDLPAESASMLAAE, from the coding sequence ATGACCAAAGCCGTCCAGAAAATCACCCTGTCCCCTTCGCGGGATATCCCTTTCGACAAGCTGGTGCTGAGCCAGTCCAATGTGCGGCGCATCAAGGCTGGCGTGTCTGTCGAGGAACTGGCCGAAGACATCGCTCGCCGCGGTCTGTTGCAGAGCCTAAGCGTGCGGCCCGTCTTGGCTGACGATGGGACCGAGACCGGCAAGTTCGAGATCCCGGCCGGTGGACGGCGGTTCCAAGCGTTGTCCCTGCTGGTGAAGCAGAAGCGTTTGGCAAAGGCGACACCCATTCCCTGCATCGTGCGGGATGCTGCGTCCGACATCCTCGCCGAGGACGATTCCTTGGCCGAGAACATGCAGCGCGTCGCCCTGCACCCGCTCGACCAGTTCCGCGCGTTTGTGTCCCTCCGCGACAAGGGTCAGAGCGATGCAGAGATTGCTGCGGCCTTCTTCGTGACGCCACAAATCGTGAAGCAGCGCTTGAAACTCGCCTCCGTCGCCCCTGCACTGCTTGAGGTCTATGCCGAGGATGGCATGACGCTGGAGCAGCTCATGGCCTTCACCGTGAACCCCGATCACGCGCGTCAGGTTCAGGTCTGGGATGTGATCCATTCATCCTGGAACAAGGAGCCATTCCAGATCCGGCGCATGCTGACCGAGACCTCGGTCCGGGCGTCCGACCGGCGCGCGATCTTTGTGGGTGTTGAGGCCTACGTAGCGGCGGGCGGCACGATGCTGCATGACCTCTTTCAGGGCGATGACGGTGGCTGGCTCGAGGACCCTGCCCTGCTCGATCGGCTGGTGACGGAAAAACTCCAGGCCGAGGCTGAGACGGTTGCGGTTGAGGGCTGGAAGTGGATCGAGGTCGCGCTTGACCTGCCCTACGGCTACAGCCACGGGCTGCGGTCTCTGTCTGGTGATCCGGCACCGATGACGGATGACGAAGGTGCAGCTCATGCCAAGCTGCTCGCCGAGTACCGAGCGCTCGAGGAGGAATACGCGGATCAGGATGACATCCCCGACGAGATCGACACGCGGCTTGGCGTATTGGAAACGGAGATGGAAAAGATCGAGACCCGGCCGTTGATCTTCGACGCGGAGGAGATCGGGCGGGCAGGGGCGTTCGTCACGCTCGACCGCTACGGCGCGCTGGCCGTCTATCGCGGCTATGTGCGCCCAGAGGATGAGCCCGTTGAGGAGACCACGGTCCAGGATGGTACGGATCCAGCGGTGGCGGGGCAGGGGGATGATCGTGATCTCACCGATGGCCATGGCAGTGCCGCTCATGGCGGAACCGACATCATGTCGGGTGGCCAGCCGATCGGAGCTGACTTGCCGGAGGATGAGGACGACGGCGCGCTGAAGCCGCTGCCCGAGCGGTTGGTCATGGAGTTGACGGCCCACCGGACGCTGGCGCTTCGTGAAGCGATCGGGCGCTCGCCGGATGTGGCGCTGACGCTGCTGCTGCTGAAGCTCGTCACGGACACCTTCCGCACCTCCTCTGCTTCAGGAAGCTGTCTCGAGGCATCCGTGCGTCAGGTCTACATGTCGGCGCAGGCGCCCGATCTGAAGGACAGCGTGGTGGCAAAGCTGGTCGACGAGCGTCACGCGGAATGGGAAGCCGATCTGCCGCTTGGCGATGATGCGGCACTCTGGGACTATCTGACGATCCTCGACCAGGGCAGTCGGCTGGCCCTGCTGGCGCATTGCCTCAGCTTCGGCGTCAACGCGCTGCATGAGAAGGTGAACCCTTACGGGGCAGGCATCTCCGCTGGGGGTCTGACCCGGCGTATGGCGCATGCCGATCTCGTGGCGCGTGCCACAGGTCTCGACATGTTCGAGGCGGGCTGGGAGCCGACGGTGGACACCTATCTCAACCGCGTGCCCAAGGCGCGCATCCTTGAGGCCGTGCGCGAGGCGAAAGGGGAGGGGACTGCCCAACTCCTCGATCACCTGAAGAAGAGCGAGATGGCCAGTGAGGCCGAGCGCTTGCTGAAGGGCAGCGGCTGGTTGCCCGAGGTCCTGCGCCGGAACGATCTCGTGGCGCTACACGGTGAGGACTGTGCCGAAGGGCTGGGGGCGGATGCCGAAGTGGCTGACAGTGTCAGTGAAGCTGACCTTCCTGCATTCCTGACGGATGACCTGCCTGCTGAAAGCGCGTCGATGCTGGCCGCGGAATAA